The proteins below come from a single Plodia interpunctella isolate USDA-ARS_2022_Savannah chromosome 21, ilPloInte3.2, whole genome shotgun sequence genomic window:
- the LOC128679257 gene encoding uncoordinated protein 58-like: MDIDHVVLDKETINRFEQYTLAKPSLNGGISLDRCQETDSVASNSRKKAQTSRQKVVCCFCFKTTKYRRKQFIISSLTNIVIFSLLLAYTFLGSFIFLAIEGGAEVPVRPRILPDRQKISQRDQNNSSKKQTDDDYEYGNLTLSANYFWEARSRAVENIWEITVSLNILYRENWTRLAAQEILKFQNELVQRVTTEMASQYGVSYREMALGEFGSELNNHYEEHEWNLALAFFYSLTVLTTIGYGNIAPRTILGKGVTIIYALFGIPLTLVYLSSVGSLLSKMARSVFSRALCCCLCSNCGYCCYDERRMAEKERRMKLKRQQEEMLNSQNTSKTPTEECYVLKPDSQKDLSISERPTTSTAKDDIISWPDTDSKLSMHGLSILAPVLLCLAAIFIYITIGAIVLYKLDNMGIIDGFYFCFMALSTIGFGNIIPGMSYTTISGVRYYTINSVTLWFCSAYTLTGLALTAMCFGVIHDEIIYRIKHQQKEWSHKSNTVNDEVNLNDPFYMHS; the protein is encoded by the exons ATGGATATAGATCATGTTGTACTCGATAAGGAAACCATCAACCGATTTGAACAGTACACATTGGCAAAGCCTTCTCTTAATGGCGGGATATCTTTGGACAGGTGCCAAGAAACCGACTCGGTAGCATCTAATAGCAGAAAGAAGGCGCAAACTTCCCGCCAAAAAGTTGTTTGctgcttttgttttaaaacaacaaaatatagaaGAAAACAATTCATTATAAGCTCACTGACGAATATAGTGATATTTTCTCTTCTACTAGCCTATACGTTTCTTGGatcgtttatatttttagcaataGAAGGAGGTGCGGAAGTACCAGTTAGACCTCGGATATTACCGGACAGGCAGAAAATAAGCCAAAGAGATCAGAACAATAGTAGCAAAAAGCAAACAGACGACGATTACGAGTATGGTAATTTGACACTCTCAGCGAACTACTTCTGGGAGGCAAGGAGTCGGGCGGTGGAAAATATCTGGGAAATAACTGTGTCACTGAATATTTTGTACCGTGAGAATTGGACGAGACTAGCTGCCCAGGAGATACTAAAGTTTCAGAATGAGCTAGTGCAACGGGTTACTACTGAGATGGCGTCGCAGTATGGCGTCAGTTACAGGGAAATGGCGCTTGGCGAGTTCGGGAGCGAACTTAATAACCATTACGAGGAGCACGAGTGGAATTTAGCACTCGCATTTTTCTACTCGCTTACAGTTTTAACTACTATAG GTTATGGAAATATCGCTCCCCGGACAATTCTTGGAAAAGGAGTCACGATCATTTATGCATTATTCGGAATACCTTTAACACTCGTATACTTATCAAGCGTCGGTTCCCTGCTATCCAAAATGGCGAGAAGTGTGTTTAGCAGGGCCCTGTGTTGCTGCCTTTGCTCGAACTGTGGTTACTGCTGCTATGACGAGCGAAGAATGGCAGAAAAAGAAAGGCGAATGAAGCTCAAAAGACAACAAGAAGAAATGCTCAACAGTCAGAACACAAGCAAAACCCCAACAGAAGAATGCTATGTTCTAAAACCTGATAGTCAGAAAGACTTATCCATATCAGAAAGACCAACAACGAGCACTGCTAAAGACGATATTATAAGTTGGCCGGATACAGACTCTAAACTTTCGATGCATGGTTTGAGCATCCTCGCTCCAGTTTTGCTTTGTCTAGcggcaatatttatttatatcactaTAGGAGCtatagttttgtataaattagataatatgGGCATTATAGACggattttatttctgttttatgGCTTTAAGTACTATTGGGTTTGGTAATATTATTCCAGGAATGAGTTACACGACCATTAGTGGTGTAaggtattacacaattaattcTGTTACCTTGTGGTTCTGTTCTGCTTATACATTAACTGGATTAGCGTTAACTGCCATGTGTTTTGGCGTAATTCatgatgaaattatttataggatAAAACACCAACAGAAAGAATGGTCACATAAAAGCAATACTGTTAACGACGAAGTGAATTTGAATGATCCGTTTTATATGCACTCTTGA